In Dysidea avara chromosome 6, odDysAvar1.4, whole genome shotgun sequence, the genomic stretch TACTTGTCAACTCTTCCACAGTGAACACGTCTCCAGCCAAAGCGTACGATGAGTCCATCAGCTTCTGCGGCATCCTTTTCGTTCTAACAGGGCGCTTCTTTGATTCAATCGACGAATCGATACAATCAGCAAAATCCTTTGGGCTGTCACCTTCCATATCACGCAAACCTCTAACTCAATAGTTTTAAACAACGCATGTACTGTGGTACAAGTGCGCATGCGTAATTAAATTGATGCACTTTAATTAAAATACCGAGCGAGACATCGTCTTCCTCGAATCCCTTACGTTTCCGTGTACTCACTAAGGAGATGGAAAGTGAAGCTACTGGCACCTCAAGTAGAGAAAGATACAGTAGGTACTGTTTTGATCCATCTGTGTCCGTTCCGCGGAGTACATTGTGTAGATGGCGCCAGCAAGGTAAGCTAGTAATTGCATTGCAGTGCAGCTCATGTATGGTcagtagtctcgcgtagccagaccactttttccgGCCCTTATCGATTATAGGCGCCTTGCGTTTTTTATTATAAGCGCGTACTCTTTTAAATAAGAAAAGGCTGGCTAAATGTCAAGCGTAGGGCTTATGGACAGAGGATCCGGGAAGTCGAACACGCTTCTTTTACACCCCTTGTGCTGTCTGCTACTGGCAGCATGGCGCAGGAGGCTAACATCTTTTACAAACGCCTTGCATCTGCCATTTCCCAACCATCTTCCCAAGAGTTTCTTTAAGTTTAAACAGTACTTTGAGAAATTCTCTGTTCCATATAAGCATTCTGAAGTTTGTGCTACCTGTAGCAATTGCAAAGACGAGTGTCATTGTAGAGTGAAAGGTCATGCTATTGGCCACTTGGTACACATTTCGTTAGTAAAACCTTTGTCTGCCATTCTAACTAAGCATTGGGACTCCTTGCAGTTTTCTTCTCATAATAGAGAAAGGACCTTAACTGATGTATGGGATGGGTCATCTTTATCAAATAATGATGACAACACGGTTGCACTTCTGGCTTCAACTGACGGAATTCCCTTGTTTAAATCTTCAAATGTTAGTCTTTGGCCAGTTAGTTTTGTTATTCTTAATCTGCCTCCTGCTATCCGCATGTACTCAGAGAACATAATTCTTGCAGGGTTTTGGATAGGATGTAAGCCGCCAATGAAACTCTTGTTTGACCCAATTTTAAAGAGCCTGGGCTCTTTGGCAACATCTGGTTTAAAAATTGCAGCACCAACCACTACTTGCACCGTATTTATCCAGTTGGTTTTAGCAATATTTGATTTACCAGCCAAAGCAGCTGTACTTGCTGCAAAGCAGTACAATGGGAAGTATGGCTGCTCTGTTTGCTTGCATCCAGGACTTCGTTTACCTAACAACACAAGAATTTATCTTCCACTGCAATATAGAGAGCGAACGCATAGTGAAGTTGTAGAAAAGGGCAAAAAAGCTGAGCGCAAAGGAATAGCTGTTAATGGCATAATGGGAACTTCTGTTCTAAATACTGCTTTAGATTTGGTAGATGCAGTACCAGTTGATTATATGCACACAGTGCTACTAGGTGTTGTTAAAATGCTGCTAAATAAATGGTTTGACTCTAGCTATCACAGAAAACCATTTTATTTAGGACGGCATGCCAACGATATAGATGCTAAATTACTAAAGCAGCACCCTCCAAGTGAATTTACTCGTCGACCAAGGTCTATTAAAAGCCATCTGAAGTATTGGAAGGCATCAGAGCTAAGGAATTGGTTTTTGTACTACTCATTGCCACTTTTGGTTGATCACCTTCCATCTCTATATTGGCATCATTATGCTTTATTTGTGAGTGCATTGCACATTTTACTCGGTGATACTATTGCTCAGTCTTCTATTGATATTGCTCACCAAATGTTATGTGATTTCTGTTTGCTGATTCCGGAACTGTATGGTGAAACCATGTGCACTCATAATCTGCTTCTTTTAACTCATTTGACTAAATTTGTACGTCTTTGGGGCCCACTGTGGACTCACTCCACTTTTGGGTTCGAAAGTAAAAATGGGTATTTAAAGAAATTTTTTCATGGTAAGAACATCATCTACCAACAACTTGTTTTTAACAGTGATGCAATTGTCACGCTACAGTTTTTAAGGGCACAAATCTTTGAACACAATCCTGAGCTATCAGTGATGTTAAATAGTGGTCAAATGAAGACGCGCTCAAACATGTTTTACATTGATCAGCATTGCTACCGTGTTGGTGTATCTGTTCTGATGCTGCTTTCTACTGATCAAAAAGTAGCTATAAACTGTGAAGATAAGAATGATCCATTTGAATGTTTTTATCGACTATTCAAAGAGGGAGAAATGTTTCACTGTAGCTCATCCCAAAATAGTTGTGCGAGGAATGATACAGTCtgtatttttaaacacaataatacaattttaTTTGGAACTATAGCACTTTTTGTTCTGAAGCCTTCTCCAGTTGCCTTGATCAATGTACATCAGCCAAAACAAGTTTCACTTTTACATCAAGCTGGTGAGCCCCACAAAGACACACTTGACGCTTATAAGAACATTAATTTGTTAAAGAATTTCATCATTCCCATAGAATCTAGGAGTTCATCATTGATATCAGTGGATGTAAAATGTATTTGCCGAAAAGTTGTTCTGGTTGAAACAGATGTTGGAATGTATATTGCGCTGCAGCCAAATATTTATGAACATCATTAATTGTTGATCCATTTTACCATTGTACAAATTAATCACTTTTCATGTACTTTACTATTAATCACTTTTATtataaatgtacacttttgcttAAAATTATTACACAATTAATCTCCTAAAAATATAGAGGGTACTCTATATGGAGCACCGCGATCTTTAGTAGGAGCAGCTTCAAAGGTCTTGATATTTGGGGATAACTGTTCATCTATTTCAATTATACCAGCTTTGTTTTGGCAGCGGTAGCAGTAATTTGGCGCTGAAAACACAGTGATAACAGTACAATCACTGTTCCATTTGTAGCCACTCATGCAGAGCTGGTGTGCCCGGCATATAAAGTCCAAGTTATTTGCTTGGTTAAACTTATTAATGACATCAGGTCCATACAGGAAACCAGTACCTCTTGGGCTTTTTACCCAACCATTGGATTCGCTGGGGTCTGACCAAAGTAGATCGGTGTGATCAGAAGCTGTGCTGCTAGTGCCTTTTTTGATGTCATTAATATTATCTAGCAAAAATAAGTGTGGTGACAAACCGCCATGCACACAAAATATCGTCTCTCCTATCACTGCACTTAGGCTTAGAAAGTCGAATACCTTTAAGCAGTGCTGCCATATATTAGCTGAACCATATTTTCTCATGCACTCCTCATAGAACCCATATCTCAACGTCACCTCACACATTTCATGGTTTCCTCTAATCAAGTAGAGCATATCTGAATACTTGATTTTTAAGCTAAGCAACAAAAGAAATGTTTCTATGCTATAATAGCCCCTATCCACATAATCTCCAAGGAACAAGTATTTTACTGATGGAATCTCACCACCAGTTGTAAATAACATTTTCAAGTCATAGAGTTGACCATGGATGTCTCCACATACTGTAACAGGTGGGGTGATTTTCAGTACTTGCGGCTCTTCAGCTAAAATATCAATTGCTGAGCGGCATACCATTGTGGCAGACTTTTCATCAATCAGCAATCCCTTTGCCAAGCTTTCGATACACTTGTCAATATCCATCACAAGTTCTCTGCGTGTTCTAGGtatagttagctgtagctaAATAAAATATCATAAATTAATGTGAACTTAATTAATTATAATTGAAACCTATTATACTACGGCCGCATGATCCATTAAGGGCGCGCATATGCATGCCCGCTACTGCGGTTAATTAATTGAGGTGTTAGAGCGTGTATGCAGCAATTCAATACATATTCGCTTAAAGAAAGAGCGGTGTGTGCAACGTTAGTCTACTGTATGTATAGCATGCTTTGCACTTAcaattgctttctttgaaaTTTGATTTCTCAGTCCGATATTGTCACGTGATCAAGAATTAATCTTATTCACAGAAGGGCCCGCGCTATATCGCAAAAATAATGTTTGATTAGCGGCGCCCAActcggaattttaaaaatgtttataGCTTCACGAACCTCAATATATCTTACAGTTATGctactacaatgagataacttgtttctcgtCAACCACCCGCATCAAAATTTTTTATGCGCATGCGCACTCACTATTGCAGATGCAGACACTACTCGTGAGTTTTTTTCATTTCCGTGTTGGTTCTAGAGCATTTACAACCACTGAGGCACCATCAGTGagtgctataatattattagaaTTATTAACATTAGTACGCTAGCTACTGCTGCTACTAGCTACTGCTGCTACTAgctagctgctgctgctagccGCTGCTGTTACTAGCTGCCGctgctagctgctgctgcttgctgctggCTGCTGctggctactgctgctgctgctgctgctggctactgctgctgctggctactgctgctgctggctactgctgctgctggctactgctgctgctggctactgctgctgctggctactgctgctgctggctgctgctgctgctggctactgctgctgctggctactgctgctgctgctgctggctactgctgctgctgctgctggctgctgctgctgctggctactgctgctgctggctactgctgctgctggctactgctgctgctgctggctactgctgctgctgctgctggctactgctgctgctatatagctatactgctGCTGTTGAAGATGTGTCATTTTGTTAAGGGTGTGGTACATAACCTCAATACAAGCTACTGTGGAATTCTCACCTTGTTATTGCTGTGCTGAAGAAGTTGAAGTTGATTTTGAGTTTTATCCTCAGTGCTGCCAATCACTTGAACACTGCCAAACACTTAAAAATGAAAAGGGAGATCATTATTTTGGTTATGTGCAAGtgtataatagctagctacatttaaACTTCTGCAATTTAGGAGTTGTAAAGTAATgagataatgagataacccggCCGCCCGCCCACATGTGCTATTCTATAAGaagctgatgagaaacaagttatctcgtTGTAGTGGCCTTAATCTGATAATGTGCAGCAATtacctatcaatattaagccCCACTCCCCCACCTGGGGATTACATGGGGAGATGGTGGGGGCCGGGGTTTGTTTGGTTTTGTGTGCCCCATATGTGGGGCGATGGTGGGGATTTGTCTGCAAAAGGGTGAACCTAGCAATGTTAAACATTACTCTTGTAATGAGGGTAAATCTTGTATTAATGCACTCACTCATGCTTAAAAGTATTCAAATCTCCAGCACTCATCCCAGGATCATGGATGGGAGAAGTAGGGCTTTGTATGGAAATTTGCTTCAAAGGTGATGCCCCACATATGGGGAATAGCACATGCATGCTACATGCAACTTGACAAAACCCCATCCCAAGCCACATAAGCCCCAGGCGGGGGATGGGGCTTGCGATCGATAGGTGCATAGCTAATATTGCTGTATTTTCACTTACTGCAACTACTCTAACTAATGTAGATATATAAAGTGCTACGCACACCTTTCTTCTTTAGCATGCATGTATGAAATCAAAGCTATAAATTTCTCCTTTTAAACTCCTATTAAGT encodes the following:
- the LOC136259400 gene encoding serine/threonine-protein phosphatase 4 catalytic subunit-like, which gives rise to MDIDKCIESLAKGLLIDEKSATMVCRSAIDILAEEPQVLKITPPVTVCGDIHGQLYDLKMLFTTGGEIPSVKYLFLGDYVDRGYYSIETFLLLLSLKIKYSDMLYLIRGNHEMCEVTLRYGFYEECMRKYGSANIWQHCLKVFDFLSLSAVIGETIFCVHGGLSPHLFLLDNINDIKKGTSSTASDHTDLLWSDPSESNGWVKSPRGTGFLYGPDVINKFNQANNLDFICRAHQLCMSGYKWNSDCTVITVFSAPNYCYRCQNKAGIIEIDEQLSPNIKTFEAAPTKDRGAPYRVPSIFLGD